From a region of the Bradyrhizobium diazoefficiens genome:
- a CDS encoding DUF1674 domain-containing protein, with protein MSDQPPVSDRKPLSPAAQRALAEAEARRQAAAQAKDEVKARELQGPKGPEPTRYGDWERKGIASDF; from the coding sequence ATGAGTGACCAGCCTCCCGTTTCCGATCGCAAGCCGTTGTCGCCGGCAGCCCAGCGCGCGCTGGCCGAAGCCGAGGCGCGTCGGCAGGCCGCTGCCCAAGCCAAGGACGAGGTCAAGGCGAGGGAGTTGCAGGGGCCGAAGGGACCCGAGCCGACCCGCTACGGCGACTGGGAGCGCAAGGGCATCGCCTCCGACTTCTGA